A window from Aeromonas rivipollensis encodes these proteins:
- the pabB gene encoding aminodeoxychorismate synthase component I, with product MKPRLHIHHFDPQASLHALFARLQHQAWAILLESAGPTGADNRFDIISADPLATLETRGASTCLRHAGSQTRHAEDPLTLLARTQQALLGDLVQDEHDLPFIGGALGLFGYDLGRRFERLPAQASADIQVPDMAVGIYDWALLREVATGRWQLVLWGNEAGLARRLQWLAAQIPQASAPFALQGEWQSNMSRAEYGEKFARIQAYLAAGDCYQINLTQRFSAPYGGDEWSAYLALSAANKAPFSAFVRLPQSAILSLSPERFLLLDGRHIETKPIKGTRPRHPDPAIDKQVAESLASADKDRSENLMIVDLLRNDIGRVSRPGSVSVPSLFAVESFPAVHHLVSTIHGELDARWQGVDLLRACFPGGSITGAPKIRAMEIIEELEPVRRNAYCGSIGYLSQHGRMDTSICIRTLIAEAGRLHCWAGGGIIADSDPDAEYQETYDKVARILPLLDALRQ from the coding sequence ATGAAACCAAGACTGCATATCCACCATTTCGACCCCCAAGCATCGCTTCACGCCCTGTTTGCCCGCTTGCAACACCAGGCCTGGGCCATCTTGCTGGAATCGGCAGGCCCAACGGGCGCCGACAACCGCTTTGACATCATCAGTGCCGACCCTCTCGCCACCCTGGAGACCCGGGGCGCCAGCACCTGCCTGCGCCACGCAGGCAGCCAGACCCGGCACGCAGAAGATCCCCTCACTCTGCTCGCCCGCACCCAGCAGGCCCTGCTGGGGGATCTGGTGCAGGATGAACATGACCTGCCCTTCATCGGGGGCGCCCTGGGGCTCTTTGGCTACGATCTGGGACGGCGGTTCGAGCGTCTGCCCGCTCAGGCCAGTGCGGACATCCAGGTACCTGACATGGCGGTCGGGATCTACGACTGGGCACTGCTACGGGAGGTTGCGACCGGTCGCTGGCAGCTGGTGCTCTGGGGAAATGAGGCCGGGCTCGCCAGACGACTGCAGTGGCTGGCGGCGCAAATCCCTCAGGCCAGCGCCCCCTTCGCCTTGCAGGGAGAGTGGCAGAGCAACATGAGCCGGGCCGAGTACGGCGAGAAGTTCGCCCGCATCCAGGCCTATCTGGCGGCGGGGGATTGCTATCAGATCAACCTGACCCAGCGCTTCAGCGCCCCCTATGGCGGGGACGAGTGGTCCGCCTATCTCGCCCTCAGTGCCGCCAACAAGGCCCCCTTCTCGGCCTTTGTCCGGCTGCCACAGAGCGCCATTTTGAGCCTCTCCCCCGAGCGCTTCCTGCTGCTCGATGGCCGCCACATCGAGACCAAACCCATCAAGGGCACCCGGCCCCGTCATCCGGATCCCGCTATTGATAAACAGGTGGCCGAGTCGCTCGCCAGTGCCGACAAGGACAGATCGGAGAACCTGATGATCGTGGATCTGCTGCGCAACGACATAGGCCGGGTCAGCCGCCCGGGCTCCGTCAGCGTGCCGAGCCTGTTTGCGGTGGAGTCTTTCCCCGCCGTGCATCACCTGGTCTCCACCATCCACGGTGAGCTGGATGCGCGCTGGCAGGGGGTGGATCTGCTGCGGGCCTGTTTCCCTGGTGGCTCCATCACGGGTGCCCCCAAGATCCGGGCGATGGAGATCATCGAGGAGCTGGAGCCGGTGCGGCGAAACGCCTATTGTGGCAGCATCGGCTACCTGAGCCAGCATGGCCGGATGGACACCAGCATCTGCATTCGCACCCTGATAGCCGAAGCCGGCCGGCTCCATTGCTGGGCGGGAGGGGGCATCATCGCCGACTCAGACCCTGACGCCGAATATCAGGAGACCTACGACAAGGTGGCCCGCATCCTGCCGCTGCTGGATGCCCTGCGCCAGTGA
- a CDS encoding DUF4250 domain-containing protein, translated as MDVSTLQRLDANILLGIINEKLRLECDGLEELLAYYDMTEDQLATRLQQIGYHYDPMSNQFKAHG; from the coding sequence ATGGATGTGAGCACCTTGCAACGGCTGGACGCCAATATTCTGCTCGGGATCATCAACGAGAAGCTGCGGCTGGAGTGCGATGGTCTGGAAGAGTTGCTAGCTTACTACGACATGACGGAGGATCAGCTGGCCACCCGCCTGCAGCAGATTGGTTATCACTACGACCCCATGAGTAACCAGTTCAAGGCCCATGGTTAA
- a CDS encoding RecQ family ATP-dependent DNA helicase, with product MITSLLTRHFGFDRLRPGQEAVISRLLAGKSAAAIFPTGAGKSLCYQLPALALPHLTLVISPLLALMHDQLAFLQSKGIAAATLDSSQTPEESRRVMQLASDGQLKILMISVERLKNERFRRFIAQVPLSLLVVDEAHCISEWGHNFRPDYLKLPDHRRDLAIPQVLLLTATATPAVMADMQAKFAIAAEDLVVTGFYRPNLDLAVIPLAGSARDGWLRDELRRDPAAPTIVYVTLQHSAQLCADQLQAIGIRACAYHAGLDPALRSQIQHDFMAGRLDCIVATIAFGMGIDKADIRRVIHYDLPKSIENYSQEIGRAGRDGLPSRCMVLASRAQLPVLENFVYGDTPDRDAILSLLQILQQSGAEWEFGLLRLSNETNIRQLPLKTLLVYLEMAGIIAPAYSYFAEYRFKFVLEKREILARFNPDRRQFLEQLFACAPQARSWCTMDFDALWQGYQGERQRAAAALDYLQQQGWIELESKQMTEVYRVVRQDLDIESLADQLHALFEQKEQSELDRLQALLGFFTSSRCLSHELARYFADEEAPERCGHCSVCRGEIAVLPPLPPQSLPNEHGLCAWCDPLIALCHQRHPRILTRFLCGIATPLTTRTKARNLAGFGQLAAHPFAEVLAAVSAIYPAEA from the coding sequence ATGATCACCTCTTTATTGACCCGACACTTCGGCTTCGATCGGCTGCGACCCGGCCAGGAAGCGGTGATCAGCCGCCTGCTGGCCGGCAAGAGTGCGGCGGCCATCTTCCCGACCGGCGCAGGCAAGTCCCTCTGCTATCAGTTGCCCGCGCTGGCACTGCCCCATCTGACCCTGGTCATCTCCCCCCTGCTGGCGCTGATGCACGATCAGCTCGCTTTCTTGCAAAGCAAGGGGATTGCCGCCGCAACTCTGGACTCCAGCCAGACCCCCGAGGAGAGCCGCCGGGTGATGCAGCTGGCCAGTGACGGCCAGCTCAAGATCCTGATGATCTCGGTAGAGCGGCTCAAGAATGAACGCTTTCGCCGCTTCATCGCCCAGGTGCCGCTCTCCCTGCTGGTGGTGGACGAGGCGCACTGCATCTCGGAATGGGGCCACAACTTTCGGCCCGACTATCTGAAGCTGCCGGACCATCGCCGCGATCTGGCCATTCCCCAGGTACTGCTGCTCACCGCCACCGCCACCCCGGCGGTCATGGCAGACATGCAGGCCAAGTTTGCCATCGCGGCCGAGGATCTGGTGGTGACAGGCTTCTATCGTCCCAATCTGGATCTCGCCGTCATTCCACTGGCCGGCAGTGCCCGCGATGGCTGGCTGCGTGACGAGCTGCGCCGCGATCCCGCGGCCCCCACCATCGTCTACGTCACCCTGCAACACAGCGCGCAGCTGTGTGCCGATCAGTTGCAGGCCATCGGCATCCGCGCCTGCGCCTATCATGCGGGGCTGGATCCCGCCCTGCGCAGCCAGATCCAGCACGACTTCATGGCCGGCCGACTCGATTGCATCGTCGCCACCATCGCCTTTGGCATGGGCATCGACAAGGCCGATATCCGCCGTGTCATTCACTACGATCTGCCCAAATCCATCGAGAACTACAGCCAGGAGATAGGCCGTGCCGGGCGCGACGGCCTCCCTTCCCGCTGCATGGTGCTGGCGAGCCGCGCCCAGTTGCCGGTGCTGGAAAACTTCGTCTATGGAGATACCCCGGACAGGGACGCCATCCTGAGCTTGCTCCAGATCCTGCAACAGAGCGGGGCCGAGTGGGAATTTGGTCTGCTGCGCCTCTCCAATGAGACCAACATTCGCCAACTGCCCCTCAAGACCCTGCTGGTCTATCTGGAGATGGCGGGGATCATTGCCCCAGCCTACAGCTACTTTGCCGAGTACCGCTTCAAGTTCGTGCTGGAAAAGCGAGAGATCCTGGCCCGCTTCAACCCCGATCGCCGCCAGTTCCTGGAGCAGCTGTTTGCCTGTGCACCCCAGGCGCGCAGCTGGTGTACCATGGACTTCGATGCGCTGTGGCAGGGTTATCAGGGGGAACGGCAACGAGCCGCCGCCGCGCTGGACTATCTGCAGCAGCAGGGCTGGATAGAGCTGGAAAGCAAGCAGATGACGGAGGTGTATCGGGTCGTGCGCCAGGATCTCGACATCGAGTCGCTGGCAGATCAGCTCCATGCCCTGTTCGAGCAAAAGGAGCAGAGTGAATTGGACCGCCTGCAGGCCCTGCTGGGGTTCTTTACTTCGAGCCGCTGCCTGAGCCATGAGCTGGCCCGCTATTTTGCCGATGAAGAGGCGCCCGAGCGGTGCGGGCACTGCTCCGTCTGCCGGGGGGAGATAGCCGTGCTGCCGCCGTTGCCGCCTCAGAGCTTGCCCAACGAGCACGGCTTGTGCGCCTGGTGCGATCCGCTGATTGCCCTGTGTCACCAGCGCCATCCCCGGATCCTGACCCGCTTCCTGTGTGGTATCGCCACCCCCCTGACCACTCGGACCAAGGCGAGAAACCTGGCCGGTTTTGGCCAGTTGGCGGCCCATCCCTTCGCCGAGGTGCTGGCGGCGGTATCGGCGATCTATCCTGCCGAGGCTTGA
- the sstT gene encoding serine/threonine transporter SstT — translation MTQQHPLIKLVNSTSLVSQILVGLVFGILLAMFMPEWAKAAGLLGSLFVGALKAVAPLLVFVLVMSAIIGHKQGQKTNMKPILLLYVLGTFLAAVVAVMASFLFPSNLHLVASSAEITPPGGITEVLQTLLFNVVTNPVKALLDANYIGILAWAIGLGIAMRHAGDSTKALITDLSHGVSSIVRAVIRCAPLGILGLVASTLAETGFDALFGYAQLLVVLIGCMLFIAFVVNPLIVFWKIKRNPYPLVLTCLKESGVTAFFTRSSAANIPVNMALAEKLRLPEDTYAVSIPLGATINMAGAAITITVLSMAAVHTLGMEVDLATAILLSVVATISACGASGVAGGSLLLIPLACSLFGISNDIAMQVVAVGFIIGVLQDSAETALNSSTDVLFTAAACMAEDESLMEAAPLPSREA, via the coding sequence ATGACACAACAACACCCCCTCATAAAACTGGTCAACAGCACCAGTCTGGTTAGCCAGATCCTGGTCGGTCTGGTATTCGGTATCCTCCTTGCCATGTTCATGCCTGAATGGGCCAAGGCGGCGGGTCTGCTTGGCAGCCTGTTCGTCGGAGCCCTGAAGGCGGTCGCCCCGCTGCTGGTGTTCGTGCTGGTGATGTCGGCGATCATTGGTCACAAACAGGGCCAGAAGACCAACATGAAGCCGATCTTGCTGCTCTATGTGCTGGGGACCTTCCTGGCAGCCGTGGTGGCCGTGATGGCGAGCTTCCTGTTCCCCTCCAACCTGCACCTGGTGGCCAGCAGTGCCGAGATCACCCCGCCGGGTGGCATCACCGAGGTACTGCAGACCCTGCTGTTCAACGTGGTGACCAACCCGGTGAAGGCGCTGCTGGATGCCAACTACATCGGTATCCTGGCCTGGGCCATCGGCCTTGGCATCGCCATGCGTCACGCGGGTGACAGCACCAAGGCGCTGATCACCGACCTGTCCCACGGGGTTTCCAGCATCGTCAGAGCGGTGATCCGCTGTGCGCCGCTCGGCATCCTGGGTCTGGTGGCATCCACCCTGGCCGAGACAGGTTTCGATGCCCTGTTTGGCTATGCCCAGCTGCTGGTAGTGCTGATCGGCTGCATGCTGTTCATCGCCTTCGTGGTCAACCCGCTCATCGTGTTCTGGAAGATCAAACGCAACCCCTATCCGCTGGTGCTGACCTGCCTGAAAGAGAGTGGCGTGACCGCCTTCTTCACCCGCAGCTCCGCCGCCAACATCCCGGTCAACATGGCGCTGGCCGAGAAGCTGCGTCTGCCGGAAGACACCTACGCAGTCTCCATTCCGCTGGGAGCCACCATCAACATGGCCGGTGCTGCCATCACCATCACTGTGCTCTCCATGGCAGCGGTGCATACCTTGGGGATGGAAGTGGATCTGGCTACCGCCATTCTGCTCTCAGTGGTCGCCACCATCAGCGCCTGTGGCGCCTCCGGCGTGGCCGGCGGTTCCCTGCTGCTGATCCCGCTGGCGTGCAGCCTGTTTGGCATCAGCAACGACATCGCCATGCAGGTCGTCGCCGTGGGCTTCATCATCGGGGTGCTGCAGGACTCCGCCGAGACGGCCCTCAACAGCTCCACCGACGTGCTGTTTACCGCGGCCGCTTGCATGGCCGAGGATGAGAGCCTGATGGAGGCGGCCCCGCTGCCCAGCCGCGAAGCCTGA
- a CDS encoding cell division inhibitor: MSQPLSHRPLSSSAGVITTWPTRHQGKAEHEHRLAMDLHEAPLLDALGRLSQSDSGWILLIAPPGLPVAKQLQALGINPARVLVVHGPKIKNWQRLLEQSLANGHCAAVLTWLPERVALDRSRLSTLGQRAGVLTRFFEPTPSQGGPLCYGGQDVYLNH, encoded by the coding sequence ATGAGCCAGCCCCTGAGTCACCGCCCACTCTCCTCCTCTGCCGGTGTGATCACCACCTGGCCCACCCGCCATCAGGGCAAGGCGGAGCATGAGCATCGACTGGCCATGGATCTCCATGAAGCCCCGCTGCTGGATGCGCTGGGAAGACTGAGCCAAAGCGACAGCGGCTGGATCTTGCTCATAGCCCCGCCAGGGCTGCCCGTGGCCAAGCAGCTGCAGGCACTGGGGATCAATCCCGCCCGGGTACTGGTGGTCCACGGCCCCAAGATCAAGAACTGGCAACGTCTGCTGGAGCAGAGCCTGGCCAACGGCCATTGTGCCGCCGTCTTGACCTGGTTGCCCGAACGGGTTGCCCTGGATCGCAGCCGCCTCAGCACCCTGGGGCAGCGTGCAGGGGTCCTGACCCGCTTCTTCGAGCCTACTCCCTCACAGGGTGGCCCACTCTGTTACGGTGGGCAGGACGTCTACCTGAACCACTAA
- a CDS encoding fumarate hydratase, which yields MSIIRKQDFIDSIADALQYISFYHPLDFVHAAKAAYDREINPAAKDALAQILINSRMSAEGHRPLCQDTGIVTCFVKIGMQVQWDSDMTVQEMVDEGTRRAYTNPDNPLRASVLADPAGSRKNTKDNAPAVVHIDMIPGDKVEVSIAAKGGGSENKSKMVMLNPSDDVVEWVLKTVPTMGAGWCPPGMLGIGIGGTAEKAAVLAKEALMEHIDIQELIARGPETTEEKLRVELYDKVNRLGIGAQGLGGLTTVLDVKVKSAPTHAASKPVVMIPNCAATRHVHFELDGSGPAELTPPKLEDWPQITREAGGNVRRVNVDGITKAELASWKSGDTVLLSGKILTGRDAAHKRIADMLKNGEGLPEGVDFTNRFIYYVGPVDAVRDEVVGPAGPTTSTRMDKFTDMMLGETGLIGMIGKSERGPKTVESIKQHQAVYLMAVGGAAYLVAKAIKKARVVAFADLGMEAIYEFEVEDMPVTVAVDSQGNNIHETGPAYWSAKIAELDTRLA from the coding sequence ATGAGCATCATTAGAAAACAGGACTTTATCGATTCCATTGCTGACGCCCTGCAGTACATCTCTTTCTACCACCCCCTCGATTTTGTCCATGCCGCCAAGGCTGCCTATGACCGCGAGATCAACCCGGCCGCCAAGGACGCCCTGGCCCAGATCCTGATCAACTCCCGCATGTCTGCCGAAGGGCATCGTCCCCTGTGTCAGGACACCGGCATCGTCACCTGCTTCGTCAAGATCGGTATGCAGGTGCAGTGGGACAGCGACATGACGGTCCAGGAGATGGTGGATGAGGGCACCCGCCGTGCCTACACCAACCCGGACAACCCGCTGCGTGCCAGCGTGCTCGCCGATCCGGCCGGCAGCCGCAAGAACACCAAGGACAACGCCCCTGCCGTGGTGCACATCGACATGATCCCGGGGGACAAGGTGGAAGTGAGCATTGCGGCCAAGGGCGGCGGCTCCGAGAACAAGTCCAAGATGGTGATGCTCAACCCCTCCGACGACGTGGTCGAATGGGTGCTCAAAACAGTGCCGACCATGGGCGCCGGCTGGTGCCCGCCCGGCATGCTGGGGATCGGCATCGGCGGTACCGCCGAGAAGGCGGCCGTGCTCGCCAAGGAAGCCCTGATGGAGCACATCGACATTCAGGAGCTGATCGCCAGGGGCCCCGAGACCACAGAAGAGAAGCTGCGGGTCGAGCTCTATGACAAGGTCAACCGGCTGGGGATTGGTGCCCAGGGGCTGGGCGGCCTCACCACAGTGTTGGATGTGAAGGTCAAATCCGCTCCGACCCATGCCGCCTCCAAGCCGGTAGTGATGATCCCCAACTGCGCCGCCACCCGCCACGTTCACTTCGAACTCGATGGCTCTGGCCCCGCCGAATTGACCCCGCCGAAGCTGGAGGACTGGCCACAGATCACCCGTGAAGCGGGCGGCAACGTGCGCCGGGTCAATGTCGACGGCATCACCAAGGCCGAGCTCGCCAGCTGGAAGAGTGGCGACACAGTGCTGCTGTCCGGCAAGATCCTCACCGGCCGTGACGCCGCCCACAAGCGCATTGCCGACATGCTGAAAAATGGCGAAGGCTTGCCGGAAGGGGTCGACTTCACCAACCGCTTCATCTACTACGTCGGCCCGGTCGATGCGGTGCGTGACGAAGTGGTGGGCCCGGCTGGCCCCACCACCTCCACCCGGATGGACAAGTTCACCGACATGATGCTGGGTGAAACCGGCCTCATCGGCATGATAGGCAAGTCCGAGCGGGGTCCGAAAACCGTCGAGAGCATCAAGCAGCACCAGGCCGTCTATCTGATGGCCGTAGGGGGCGCGGCCTACCTGGTGGCCAAGGCCATCAAGAAGGCCCGTGTGGTGGCCTTCGCCGATCTGGGGATGGAGGCCATCTATGAGTTCGAGGTGGAAGACATGCCGGTGACAGTGGCGGTCGACTCCCAGGGCAACAACATCCATGAAACCGGCCCGGCCTACTGGTCTGCCAAAATCGCCGAGCTGGATACCAGGCTCGCCTGA
- a CDS encoding serine/threonine transporter yields the protein MSNTVTGAQDVAAAQEQGISSVQSRGWSKQDTTWVISLFGTAVGAGILFLPINAGMGGFWPLVVMALLVGPMTYLAHRGLARFVLSSKKPNADITEVVEEHFGVGAGKLITLLYFFAIYPIVLIYGVGITNTVESFLVNQLQMTAPPRWMLSIVLIMAMMSVMLAGEKLMLKVTEFLVYPLIAILAGISLYLIPDWTGAALAQVPSAKDFATTLWLTIPVLVFSFNHSPAISSFALAQRRDHGDNAVAKSDAILKRTAIILLGFVMFFVFSCVMSLTPAQLAEAKSQNIAVLSYLANQHASPIISYFGPLVAFVAIVSSFFGHYLGAREGLKGMVMQQMRSSGKEPNHKKIELFIIAFFILTLWAVAVINPSILGMIESLGGPIIATILFLMPMYAIKRVPAMAKYQGQISNLFVATMGLIAISAILYQLVG from the coding sequence ATGTCCAATACTGTCACTGGCGCACAGGACGTTGCAGCCGCACAGGAGCAAGGGATCAGCTCGGTCCAATCACGCGGTTGGAGCAAACAAGACACCACCTGGGTTATCAGCCTGTTCGGCACCGCCGTCGGCGCCGGCATCCTGTTCCTGCCCATCAACGCCGGCATGGGTGGCTTCTGGCCACTGGTGGTCATGGCGCTGCTGGTTGGCCCCATGACCTACCTGGCCCACCGCGGCCTGGCGCGCTTCGTGCTCTCCTCCAAGAAGCCGAATGCGGATATCACCGAAGTGGTGGAAGAGCATTTCGGCGTGGGCGCGGGCAAACTCATCACCCTGCTCTACTTCTTCGCCATCTACCCCATAGTGCTGATCTACGGCGTGGGCATCACCAATACCGTCGAGAGCTTCCTGGTCAACCAGCTGCAGATGACGGCGCCACCGCGCTGGATGCTCTCCATAGTGCTGATCATGGCCATGATGTCGGTCATGCTGGCCGGTGAGAAGCTGATGCTGAAGGTCACCGAGTTCCTGGTGTACCCCCTCATCGCCATCCTGGCGGGCATCTCCCTCTACCTGATCCCGGACTGGACAGGTGCCGCCCTGGCCCAGGTGCCCTCCGCCAAGGATTTCGCCACCACCCTGTGGCTGACCATCCCGGTGCTGGTGTTCTCCTTCAACCACAGCCCGGCCATCTCCAGCTTCGCCCTGGCCCAGCGCCGTGATCACGGTGACAACGCCGTCGCCAAGTCCGACGCCATCCTCAAGCGCACCGCCATCATACTGCTGGGCTTCGTGATGTTCTTCGTCTTCTCCTGCGTGATGAGCCTGACTCCGGCCCAGCTGGCAGAAGCCAAGTCCCAGAACATTGCCGTGCTCTCCTACCTGGCCAACCAGCATGCGAGCCCCATCATCTCCTACTTCGGTCCGCTGGTTGCCTTCGTCGCCATCGTCTCCTCCTTCTTCGGCCACTACCTGGGTGCCCGTGAAGGTCTGAAGGGCATGGTGATGCAGCAGATGCGTTCCTCCGGCAAAGAGCCGAACCACAAGAAGATTGAGCTGTTCATCATCGCCTTCTTCATCCTGACCCTGTGGGCCGTGGCCGTGATCAACCCCTCCATCCTCGGCATGATCGAATCCCTGGGTGGCCCCATCATCGCCACCATACTGTTCCTGATGCCGATGTACGCCATCAAGCGCGTCCCGGCCATGGCGAAATACCAGGGCCAGATCAGCAACCTGTTCGTGGCAACCATGGGCCTCATCGCCATCTCTGCCATCCTCTATCAGCTGGTCGGCTAA
- a CDS encoding CoA pyrophosphatase yields MNRAELLTRFLLQRPAPAHRLMLAGLKPAAVLIPLVERPQGLHLLLTRRSTTLRHHPGQISFPGGRQDPEDESLIHTALRETHEELGIPASQVRVIGSLTPLNTISLYDVLPVLAMIDPDYRLALSPDEVEQAFEVPLSHVLDPAHHIALTLPRAGKRHTIYWIPWQHSFIWGATASMIRQLAQHLSGQHIDNLAR; encoded by the coding sequence ATGAACCGCGCCGAGCTACTGACCCGCTTCCTGTTGCAACGCCCCGCCCCCGCCCACCGCCTGATGCTGGCGGGGCTCAAACCGGCGGCTGTGCTGATCCCTCTGGTGGAGCGCCCCCAGGGGCTGCATCTGTTGCTGACCCGCCGCAGCACTACCCTGCGCCACCACCCGGGGCAGATAAGCTTCCCCGGCGGGCGTCAGGATCCGGAAGATGAGAGCCTGATCCACACGGCCCTGCGAGAGACCCACGAAGAGCTCGGGATCCCCGCCTCCCAGGTCCGGGTCATCGGCAGTCTCACCCCGCTCAACACCATCTCCCTGTATGACGTCCTGCCTGTGCTGGCCATGATAGATCCCGACTATCGGCTTGCCCTCAGCCCCGACGAAGTGGAGCAGGCCTTCGAGGTGCCCCTCAGCCATGTGCTGGATCCGGCCCACCACATAGCCCTGACCCTCCCAAGAGCGGGCAAGCGCCACACCATCTACTGGATCCCCTGGCAACACTCCTTCATCTGGGGGGCCACCGCCAGCATGATCCGCCAACTGGCCCAGCACCTGTCAGGACAACATATTGATAACCTAGCAAGGTGA